A single genomic interval of Psychroserpens sp. NJDZ02 harbors:
- a CDS encoding type 1 periplasmic binding fold superfamily protein: MKNLKQLSLALLALVVFTACSNDDDSTNPEPVNEEEVITTLTATLTPVGGSEAITLEYRDLDGDGPDAPVYDISSPLALNTTYNGTLVLLNETVSPAELINEEIEEESNDHQFFYSTSNDMATFTYLDVDGNGDPLGLAFTLTTVDADTEGDLTIILRHEPSKSADGVAGGDITNAGGATDVIAIFPIEIQ, encoded by the coding sequence ATGAAAAACTTAAAACAATTATCTCTAGCACTATTAGCTTTAGTCGTATTTACAGCATGTTCTAACGATGACGATTCTACAAACCCAGAACCTGTCAATGAAGAAGAAGTTATTACAACATTAACCGCTACACTTACACCTGTTGGAGGCAGTGAAGCTATTACCCTTGAGTACCGTGATTTAGATGGTGATGGACCTGACGCACCTGTTTATGATATATCGTCTCCATTGGCCCTAAATACAACCTATAATGGTACTTTAGTATTATTAAATGAAACAGTATCTCCTGCAGAATTGATTAATGAAGAAATTGAAGAAGAAAGTAACGATCATCAATTTTTTTACAGTACATCAAATGATATGGCGACATTTACTTATTTAGATGTTGATGGTAATGGCGACCCATTAGGTTTAGCATTTACTTTAACTACAGTTGATGCAGATACAGAAGGAGATTTGACAATTATTTTACGTCACGAACCAAGTAAATCTGCCGATGGTGTAGCCGGTGGAGATATTACTAATGCTGGTGGTGCAACGGATGTTATA
- a CDS encoding TonB-dependent receptor, whose protein sequence is MKYYMMILCCCIFSWSQGQDCSATLSGKVLDFHDGSPIINATIFIESLNKYTTTDVNGQFSVTALCNAPIVIVVSHLACETKTVPVTIEGNTFVDINLEHHIEELNEVQVTGVSSSKLTKTTQESVLKTETIDRFSSLNLGDALKQISGVSSINTGNSIVKPVINGLHSSRIIVMTNGVRLQDQQWGIEHAPNIDLNTAGSINVIKGANALAYGGDAIGGVIILKPSKISLKDSLYGKTILSGQTNGRGYNANTSLTKTYKKGWYVGAQASIKRFGDFETPDYNLTNTGLNTKGFSVNGGFKTFEKGFNVYYSHLDNEIAILRASHIGNIEDLVNAINNQQPSVIEDFSYDINAPKQDVTHQVFKTEFYKRFKTFGRVDLQYDYQNNHRLEYDIRVGDDRDTPAIDLTLKTHTLKTSVKLDSNSNITYNFGVNAGYQNNFADPETGVRRLIPDYDKYDLGAFVISNIRLNNSIHMDFGLRYDYNKIDAKKFYITSRWNERNYDTDFADLVIDDLGTQLLTNPVFEYSNISASAGMSYQLDTHNSFIFNYGLSNRAPNPSELFSDGLHHSAARIELGDLRLKQETSNRVSGTYNYTKNDLSLNFEAFYNHIKDYIFIEPTGTETSIRGAFPVWSYNQTNAAIYGLDITVNYNFNDQWFLKHKSSITKGKDISQDRALIDMPSLKTVNSIGYSNPKWLKLKTELQSELVFRQNDYPNNNFEVYIPTTQQMVLVDVSTTPPTYHLLHLQSNITLDISKKTNLNIGLNITNVLNTNYRENLNRLRYFADDLGRNIMLQLKLNY, encoded by the coding sequence ATGAAATATTATATGATGATTTTGTGCTGCTGTATATTCAGTTGGTCACAAGGTCAAGATTGTAGTGCTACCCTTTCGGGAAAAGTGCTTGATTTTCATGATGGTTCACCTATTATAAATGCCACCATTTTTATTGAAAGTCTAAACAAGTATACCACTACTGATGTTAATGGACAATTTTCTGTTACTGCGCTTTGCAATGCTCCAATAGTTATTGTGGTTTCTCATTTAGCATGCGAAACAAAAACAGTACCTGTTACCATTGAAGGCAATACGTTTGTGGACATTAATTTAGAACACCATATTGAAGAGCTAAACGAGGTCCAAGTTACGGGCGTATCAAGTTCTAAATTAACTAAAACTACTCAAGAATCTGTCCTAAAAACCGAAACCATTGATCGTTTTAGCTCCCTTAATTTAGGAGATGCTTTAAAGCAAATTAGTGGTGTATCCTCTATCAACACCGGTAATAGCATAGTCAAGCCTGTAATTAATGGTTTACATAGTAGTCGGATAATTGTGATGACTAATGGTGTGAGACTTCAAGACCAGCAATGGGGAATTGAACATGCACCAAATATCGATTTAAATACAGCAGGAAGCATTAATGTTATTAAAGGCGCTAATGCCTTAGCTTATGGTGGAGATGCCATTGGTGGTGTGATAATATTAAAGCCTTCAAAAATTAGTTTAAAAGATTCGCTTTACGGAAAAACCATACTAAGTGGTCAAACCAATGGTAGAGGTTACAACGCCAATACGTCACTAACTAAAACCTACAAAAAAGGATGGTATGTGGGGGCCCAAGCCTCTATAAAACGTTTTGGAGATTTTGAAACACCAGATTACAATTTGACCAATACAGGTTTAAATACCAAAGGGTTTTCTGTTAATGGTGGTTTTAAAACCTTCGAGAAAGGCTTTAATGTCTATTATAGCCATTTGGATAATGAGATCGCCATTTTAAGAGCCTCACACATTGGAAACATCGAAGATTTAGTTAATGCGATTAACAACCAACAACCTTCCGTGATTGAAGATTTTAGCTACGATATTAACGCCCCTAAACAAGACGTGACACATCAAGTTTTTAAAACCGAATTTTATAAACGTTTCAAAACATTTGGACGTGTAGACCTGCAATATGATTATCAGAATAATCATCGTTTGGAATATGATATTCGTGTTGGTGATGATAGAGATACCCCTGCAATAGATTTAACTTTAAAAACGCATACTTTAAAAACGTCCGTTAAATTAGACTCAAACAGTAACATAACATACAATTTTGGAGTAAATGCTGGTTATCAAAATAATTTTGCAGATCCAGAAACTGGTGTTAGACGTTTAATACCTGATTATGACAAGTATGATTTAGGTGCCTTTGTAATTTCTAATATTAGATTAAACAACAGCATCCATATGGATTTTGGTCTACGTTACGATTATAATAAAATTGATGCCAAAAAATTTTATATAACTAGTCGTTGGAACGAGCGTAATTATGATACCGACTTTGCCGATTTAGTCATTGACGATTTAGGCACGCAACTATTAACCAATCCTGTTTTTGAGTATTCTAATATATCCGCTTCGGCAGGTATGTCGTACCAATTAGATACGCATAATAGCTTTATATTTAATTATGGACTATCTAATCGTGCCCCTAACCCGTCCGAATTGTTTAGTGACGGTTTACACCACTCGGCAGCTAGAATAGAATTGGGGGATTTACGTTTAAAGCAGGAAACCTCTAATCGTGTTTCTGGTACTTATAACTATACTAAAAACGATTTATCTTTAAACTTTGAAGCATTTTATAATCACATCAAAGATTACATTTTTATCGAACCCACTGGGACAGAAACATCCATACGTGGCGCGTTTCCTGTGTGGAGTTACAATCAAACCAATGCCGCGATTTACGGATTAGATATTACTGTTAATTATAATTTTAATGACCAATGGTTTTTAAAACACAAATCGTCTATTACAAAAGGAAAAGATATTAGTCAAGACCGGGCATTAATTGATATGCCGTCTTTAAAAACAGTAAATAGTATTGGTTACTCTAACCCAAAATGGTTAAAACTTAAAACAGAATTACAAAGTGAGTTAGTCTTTAGACAAAATGACTATCCCAATAATAATTTTGAAGTATACATTCCAACAACGCAACAAATGGTCTTGGTTGACGTTAGTACGACGCCTCCCACCTATCATTTATTGCATTTACAAAGTAATATTACCTTAGATATTTCTAAAAAAACTAATTTAAATATTGGATTAAATATTACAAATGTATTGAATACCAATTACCGAGAAAACCTGAATAGATTACGTTATTTTGCTGATGATCTAGGAAGAAATATAATGTTACAATTAAAATTAAATTATTAA
- a CDS encoding DUF6787 family protein yields the protein MEKFKTRWEIQQNWQLLFPILGLLGLAYSSFKLAKLLFNNNLILTVVLALLITYALLKLFLFLFKKLENKWKVDYKWEMIRIFMVFAVTGSSSVFIGRPIIYWLGITKENLNVFVYWTLYVIIGIIFYQIMLVCFGWLSGQHRFFWEFEKKMIRRFGLGKFVD from the coding sequence ATGGAAAAATTTAAAACACGTTGGGAGATCCAACAAAATTGGCAACTCCTATTCCCTATTCTTGGGCTTTTAGGATTAGCATACTCTAGCTTTAAACTGGCTAAACTACTGTTTAACAATAATCTAATATTGACCGTTGTTTTAGCACTACTAATAACCTATGCCCTATTAAAACTCTTTTTATTTCTATTTAAAAAACTAGAAAATAAATGGAAAGTCGATTATAAATGGGAAATGATTCGCATTTTTATGGTGTTTGCGGTTACCGGAAGTTCTTCTGTATTTATTGGAAGACCAATAATTTATTGGCTTGGAATTACTAAAGAAAACTTAAATGTTTTTGTCTATTGGACTTTATACGTTATCATTGGCATAATCTTTTATCAAATAATGTTAGTTTGTTTTGGTTGGCTTTCTGGTCAGCACAGATTCTTTTGGGAATTTGAGAAGAAAATGATCAGACGTTTTGGTTTAGGTAAATTTGTAGATTAA
- a CDS encoding DUF6146 family protein — MKHLVVIVALLLIAFSCATSKKITSKDLTNAQVGDTISVNSDDYEILIIEPGFNTWLVSRAKPKGFYSQQYLENKNMFYVTTWNSRVLQPQRFKANLYEMQIDYSANLDYGYDVNYQLYNYFVYFQNRYNQNLLGGRIPPN; from the coding sequence ATGAAACACTTAGTTGTAATTGTGGCTCTACTTTTAATAGCGTTTAGTTGTGCCACTAGTAAAAAAATAACTAGCAAAGACCTAACTAACGCTCAAGTTGGCGATACCATTAGCGTTAATAGCGACGATTACGAAATACTTATCATAGAACCCGGTTTTAATACTTGGTTAGTCAGTCGGGCAAAACCTAAAGGTTTTTATTCTCAGCAGTATTTAGAAAACAAAAATATGTTTTATGTTACCACTTGGAATAGTCGCGTCCTACAACCACAACGTTTTAAGGCTAACTTATACGAAATGCAGATTGATTATAGCGCTAACTTAGATTATGGTTATGATGTTAATTACCAATTATATAACTACTTTGTGTATTTTCAAAATAGATATAACCAAAATCTTTTAGGTGGTCGTATACCTCCTAATTAA
- a CDS encoding DUF937 domain-containing protein has translation MAGIFDLLNSDLGKSIISGVSGSTGTDEAKTGSLLTMALPVLMKAMERNASTPEGAEGLMGAIQGKHNGGILDNLGDLFGGGVNEEVSNDGDKILGHVLGAKKDNVTKVLGAKSGLDTGSVANILKVAAPLLMGVLGKQASQNNVTSSSGISGLLSGLLGGASSEGAVTQEQSFLEKMLDSDGDGSIIDDVAGMVLGGSSNKSGGLGSLLGGLFGK, from the coding sequence ATGGCAGGAATTTTCGACTTATTAAACTCTGATTTAGGGAAATCAATCATTAGCGGTGTATCAGGATCAACGGGTACCGACGAGGCTAAAACAGGAAGCTTATTAACCATGGCTTTACCAGTGCTTATGAAAGCAATGGAACGCAATGCTTCAACACCAGAAGGTGCTGAGGGATTAATGGGTGCAATACAAGGCAAGCATAACGGAGGTATTTTAGATAACTTAGGAGACCTTTTTGGAGGTGGCGTTAACGAAGAAGTATCAAACGATGGAGATAAAATATTAGGTCACGTTTTAGGGGCTAAAAAAGACAATGTCACTAAAGTTTTAGGAGCAAAATCTGGATTAGACACAGGATCTGTAGCAAACATACTAAAAGTAGCAGCACCTTTATTAATGGGTGTTTTAGGTAAACAAGCGTCACAAAACAACGTGACATCTTCAAGCGGAATCAGTGGTTTACTTAGTGGTTTACTTGGTGGTGCTAGTTCTGAAGGTGCAGTGACACAAGAGCAAAGTTTTCTTGAAAAAATGCTAGATAGTGACGGTGACGGTAGCATCATTGATGATGTTGCAGGAATGGTACTTGGAGGATCAAGTAATAAAAGTGGTGGATTAGGAAGTTTACTTGGTGGACTTTTTGGAAAATAA
- a CDS encoding D-2-hydroxyacid dehydrogenase: MKVLANDGVSQSGIDALEAAGFEVNTTTVAQEQLINYINENNISVLLVRSATTARKDLIDACPNLKIIGRGGVGMDNIDVTYAKEKGLHVINTPAASSQSVAELVFAHLYGGVRFLHDANRAMPLDGDSQFKKLKKNYAKGVELRGKTLGVIGFGRIGQEVAKIGLGVGMKVIAADKFIDAADVSVDFFDGQSVKFNIKTEAMDDVLKQSDFVTLHVPAQKDYVIGKAQFDLMKDGSAIINAARGGVVNEVDLVTALESGKLAFAGLDTFQNEPTPAVQLLMNGRISLTPHIGAATNEAQDRIGTELATQIKNILLNG, from the coding sequence ATGAAAGTATTAGCAAACGATGGTGTATCACAAAGTGGAATTGATGCATTAGAAGCAGCGGGTTTTGAAGTAAACACAACAACCGTTGCTCAAGAACAATTGATAAATTATATCAACGAAAACAATATTAGTGTCCTATTAGTTAGAAGTGCTACAACAGCAAGAAAAGACTTAATTGATGCCTGTCCAAACTTAAAAATCATCGGTCGTGGTGGTGTTGGTATGGATAATATAGATGTAACCTATGCTAAAGAAAAAGGGCTACACGTTATTAATACACCAGCTGCGTCATCGCAATCTGTAGCAGAACTTGTATTTGCGCATCTTTATGGTGGTGTCAGATTTTTACACGATGCTAACAGAGCTATGCCATTAGATGGGGATTCTCAATTTAAAAAATTGAAGAAAAATTATGCTAAAGGTGTTGAGTTAAGAGGAAAAACACTTGGTGTTATCGGATTTGGTCGTATTGGTCAAGAAGTCGCTAAAATTGGTTTAGGTGTAGGAATGAAAGTTATTGCTGCAGATAAATTTATTGACGCAGCCGACGTTAGTGTTGACTTTTTTGATGGACAATCCGTAAAATTCAATATTAAAACAGAAGCTATGGATGACGTTTTAAAGCAATCGGATTTTGTAACGCTACACGTGCCTGCTCAAAAAGACTACGTTATTGGTAAAGCACAATTTGATTTAATGAAAGACGGGTCTGCTATTATTAATGCTGCCAGAGGTGGTGTGGTTAATGAAGTAGACTTAGTGACGGCATTAGAAAGCGGTAAATTAGCATTTGCTGGTTTAGATACCTTCCAAAACGAACCAACGCCAGCAGTACAGTTATTAATGAATGGTAGAATTTCGTTAACACCACATATTGGTGCTGCCACTAACGAAGCACAAGATCGTATTGGTACAGAATTAGCAACACAAATCAAAAATATACTTTTAAACGGATAA
- the serC gene encoding 3-phosphoserine/phosphohydroxythreonine transaminase, with protein sequence MQKHNFSAGPCVLPKEVLQKASEALLDFDNGLSLIEISHRSKSFVDVMEQARSLALELLGLEGKGYKALFLQGGASMQFLMAAQNLLENKAAYLNTGTWADKAIKEAKIYGDILEVASSKDKNYNYIPKGYDIPKDYDYFHCTSNNTIFGTQMKSFPKSPIPLICDMSSDIFSRSLDFSQFDLIYAGAQKNMGPAGTTLIVVKEDILGKVSRQIPSMLDYKVHIDKGSMFNTPPVFAVYTSMLTLQWLKDLGGIKAIEKENDKKARLMYSEIDLNPLFKGFAAKEDRSDMNATFTLINDDLKETFDTMWKEAGINGLNGHRSVGGYRASMYNALSLDSVKVLVEVMNELESKA encoded by the coding sequence ATGCAAAAACACAATTTTAGCGCAGGACCATGCGTTTTACCTAAAGAAGTATTACAAAAAGCATCAGAAGCTTTACTTGATTTTGATAACGGATTATCATTAATCGAGATTTCGCATAGAAGTAAGTCCTTTGTGGACGTTATGGAGCAAGCTAGATCTTTAGCTTTAGAATTGTTAGGCCTAGAAGGTAAAGGCTACAAAGCTTTATTTTTACAAGGTGGTGCAAGTATGCAGTTTTTAATGGCAGCTCAAAATCTTTTAGAAAACAAAGCAGCCTATTTAAATACAGGAACCTGGGCAGACAAGGCAATCAAAGAAGCTAAGATTTATGGTGATATTTTAGAAGTGGCGTCTTCTAAAGACAAAAACTATAATTATATTCCAAAAGGATATGATATCCCTAAAGATTATGATTATTTCCACTGTACTTCTAACAACACTATTTTTGGAACACAAATGAAGAGTTTTCCAAAATCTCCAATCCCATTAATATGTGATATGAGTAGTGATATTTTTTCACGCTCATTAGACTTTTCTCAATTCGATTTAATTTATGCAGGTGCTCAGAAAAATATGGGTCCAGCTGGTACAACGCTTATCGTTGTTAAAGAAGATATTTTAGGAAAAGTATCTCGTCAAATCCCATCAATGCTAGACTACAAAGTACACATTGACAAAGGTAGTATGTTTAATACACCTCCTGTATTTGCGGTATACACGTCCATGTTAACGTTACAATGGTTAAAAGACTTAGGCGGTATTAAAGCAATTGAAAAGGAAAACGACAAAAAAGCACGTTTAATGTATTCTGAAATTGATTTAAACCCATTATTTAAAGGGTTTGCTGCAAAAGAAGACCGTTCTGATATGAATGCGACGTTTACCTTAATAAACGATGATTTAAAAGAAACGTTTGACACCATGTGGAAAGAAGCCGGAATTAACGGTTTAAATGGTCATAGAAGTGTTGGAGGTTATAGAGCAAGTATGTATAACGCCTTATCACTAGATAGCGTTAAAGTACTTGTAGAAGTTATGAATGAATTAGAAAGTAAAGCTTAA